The Cryptococcus gattii WM276 chromosome K, complete sequence genome contains the following window.
CTCTGTGCGCGATCAACACCTTCGCAAGCAGAGGCGATATGCTCATACTCTGCTATTGCCGAGTTCTCCCACGGTACGTCATTCCATACGTTGTCTATACACTGCGCGCAAGCATCTGGTTACGGAAGAAAATGTTTATCAGCCCCGCACAGTCATCAGTTGAGCATCTGGGGTAGAACAAGACCTACATGTAGCTTTCAGTCCAGCAGGACTACAAAGTGCTTCGTGTTCACTCTTTGCGCCCTCCACCCTCGTCACTCCACATACGTTCGCACAAGCATCTTCGGCCTCGGTCTCTTCGACTTCGTATGCTTCCATCTCTGTCTCTACAACAACATTCTTCGAGCTTGACGAAGATGTCGAGGcggaagatgaagaagtgaGGTGCACAGGATCAGAGTCTTCGATAAATTCTACTTCGAGATCGTAGGCGAGTAACTTGTTCGAGGGTTTGGTTTGCTCGTCATCGCCAGTAACAGGGAGAGGAATAGAGCTTCTGCGGTGGATGGAGAGAGGAtctttgaagaagaaggatgggaCTTTGGGCTGCGGCGCAGGTGCTACGCGAAAAAGGTCAGACCTGCCAAGGGAGAGTGAGAGATAGGGGAATGGGGGAACATACCAGCGATAGAGAAGGTGAGGAGACCGAAAGACAGGAGGACAGTGAAAATGCGCATGGTTGTGGTGAAAAGGGTGAGGGGAGGGGGGTGAAAATGGAGATAGAGTACAAGTCTGTATTAAAAGAAGTGGTAGACCGGCTATCGCTACTTTTTGTTTGGGCTGCAATTGCGGTGACTAGCACAGGAGGGAAAAAAAGTCATTTCAAGAAGATTTCACGCTAGCCAAAACTCGACTCCCGACCCTCCTGTCAAATAAAAGGTGCGAAAAGACACGAGAGGCAGATGGCAAGATAAGGGGCGGCTTTCCCCTGAAACCTGCCTATTTTCACCCTGACCCTGAGATTAGCCGCAGGGGCACGATCAAAATCCCAGAACAGCAGAGCTGGACAGCGGAAGTTGAAGATCTATATGACGTTATCAACTGCTTAAATTCCACTATCAGGTGGGAAAAGGCACGAATTGGGCCAAGCATACGTAAACGGCGAACGGATGAATCCGATCTTTCGGCTTTTTATTGTTCGAATTTCCGTCAGGCTGGTCGATCTGAGGAGAGTTCCTCACGTTGCAGTAAACAATATCTCCAGTTGTCTCCATAAATATGAGGATTAGACGGCAAAAGACAAAAAAATACAATATTTGCGAGAGTTTATAAGCTGCGGAGAGGATGTTTATTCGGATACTGTGAGATTATTGCCAAATCAACACGGATCTCCTTGGCCGGATCTTCGTACTTGACCTTCAATCTGTCGTTTGATTCTGTTATTTAATTACTTAGGTACATGTCAATAACTCGCAGCGAAACGGATGAACCATGCTCTTCACGTTTCCAACCTGACTACTGGCTGGTTCCGACATTCTCCCTCTTTCTTTGTTGACGTTCGTCCTGCTAAATTCACGCGCACCACCTCTCGACGTCCGGCGGAAACCGGTCTGCTATTTGTATACATCTTGGGCATGAGCGAAAACACGGTACATTATTCGACAGTGGATTTGGGTGCAATTAAACTCATATGATTTCCAGCTTTCCATATGTATCGTCGTATCTTTCCTCTCCACAAGACACATATATAGTCGGCTAGAATTCGAAAGAAACATGTGCCACCATCTCAATGCTTACACTCCTCACATCAGatctccatcttcttccaccagGGTCACCCCTCCCATTACTCCTTCCCAACAAATCCTCCTCCCCCCTGCTTCCTTTTTAACCCAAACATTCCCCGCCCTTTCCATCGTCACCTATCCGCTGGTTAGAAGATCCTCCTTCCTGCCTTTTTCAACCTGCTTTGAAGCTGTCACGATATCATGCAAGAATTGCGGCGCCCGGCGTCGGAAACCGGTCATCCGGTAACCAAACAACCTCCACCTAACACGGTCCGTGACTTACCGCCCAATTTCTTCTGTTATCTTgcctctcttcttctcgacGCCTGGTCAGCGTTGCCAACACCTCGGTCCGACAGCCCGGTTTTTCGCCAATGAGTAAGCAGTATTTGCAACCCCAGAGAGAGAGTATGCAGAAAGCAGGGAAATGGTATATATGAAAATAGTTTTCATAAGTTCCATAGCTCCCCAGAAAATCAATACTGTTGTCCATTATTCAAACCCTTTTTGCCTCCGAGCATTCTGTCTTCCTAAAGTCATATCGATCAGCCTTTAGTCCGGCTCCTGTTCCGGCAGGCCTCGGCTATTCTGCTCTCGTCCTCCCTTTATTCGCCACCCTCCTTGATTGAGCGTCGGGCATTACGCTGATCGACGTGACGCCCCTGACAGAAGCCCAAACTCGTCGATAGTTTAAATTTATCTACAAAGGGTGCAGAATCTCTCGTCCCGAAGGACTTTCGTACTTTTTTAACACAATATTTGTCTTGGTGAGGAGTCAGGGCAAACAAGGAAGGATACTCAAAGCATACTCAATGTCCGTATCAAGGACCATCTCCGAGATCTCAACCTCTTTGCCCCCCTTCCCCTAAATCAAGTCCAATCAATTCCCATCTCCAAACCAAAAGCTTACCTGACCCCTACCCCAACAATCTAGACCCCATTCCATCGAAAGCGGTAAGGTACAGTACGGAGCTTGAGAGGCTGGGTTGGCGCAGACCAGGCTTCGTCGGTTGAGGTGAGGGAGAATATGAAGCACTCGCGCCCCGCTCTTCATTGCATGACTTATCTTTGTGTCTTGGCCGAATAGTATGTAGTAATATCCTTGTATACAGGGTCTGGGCACCTTATTATTTTCATCTTTAATTATATGGAGAGACAATGAGAAGACGGAGGGAAATTAAACTATATAATAACCATAATTGAGACATGCAAGTTCTTGGTTGCAGTGATTCGCGATTCATTGCTCTAAAAGTCAAAATCACACGCGTCTGAAGTCTCAAGTCCCCCGCGTCCAGTATGTCCACTTTCCCTCGACCGGCACGACggaaagatggaaagaaCATAGTTAAGGAAATGTCGGAATCCTTcaacttttttttcttcttattccatctctcttcccCCTTTCTCGTCTTATTTCCCATTCCCAATCTACATCAATGCTTATCTGCTCATACCCATATGCCAACGAATAGTTTGATCCTCAAGAGAGAGCATTTCCGCCCATGGACAACGAAGTGTTATGATTGGAAATGGTGTCACCGACTACTGTGAGTCCTATTTAAGAGACGCTGGAAAGTACTGATCTCGTTGTGTACAGTCACCGCAACTGAATCATACTTCCCCTTCGTCAGTTATCATATTAACAGTACGCTGCTTTCCACTAATATTTTATAGCAATGTACCATCCATGGCGATCTCACTGAACCTGTGCAGAGTATCGGAAACTATGTCGCTATGGCCGAAGCTGTACGTCTACCTTCCCTGGATCGTTCATTTATGCTAACTCCTGTACTTCAGGTTCCCAAATGCCACAAACTTGCCAAGAAGGGATGTCTTGAAACTCACGATTATACTACCTGTTCAATGGCCATCAACTACTGTGAACAGGTCCTTGGCGAAACCTTCCTTTCCGCTGGTGTCAACCCTTACGATGTGACTATGCCCTGTACCATTGAGGAGCTGGCAGACTCCCTGTGTTACCCCGTGACCAAGAAGATCAGCACTTACTTTGACCTGCCTGACGTTAGGCATACTCTCGGTGTCGATAAGCTTAGAAGCAACTGGTCAAGTTGCGATGGATCTGTATTCACCAGGTTCACTCAGAGCTTGGACAACACTGGCAAGACATGGTTGTACGTTGCTGGTCTTCTTGAACGAGGTGTCAGAGTCCTGAACGTACGTTTTATTTCGCTACTGACCCTTGTTACCAAGTTGACAAACAGGTAGTATGTGGATATGCTTGACTTCATCTGCAATCACGTCGCCAATGAGCCCTGGATGGAGCGACTTGAGTGGTCTGGAAAAAAAGGGTACAACGCCGCGGACTTTAATGACTGGGTCGTTGACGGACACCGCGCTGGAGAGTTCAAGACCTACGGCAACCTGACCGTGAGTTTATTGGACTGATTGACAGACGAGCAGAGACTGATGGAAGAATAGATGCTCAAGATTAGAGGTGCCGGGCACATGGTGCCATACGACAAGTCCAAGGAGGCGTTGTCTATGGTTACTTCTTGGTTGAACGCCGCTGTTCTTGACCAGTAAATATGAGGCCTTCGGACAATCGCCCAAATTGTGAGGGGCGATGGAGAGGCAACTTGCATCTAGATCTTACATAGCGTAGAATTGATACGTTTTTAACTAAATTTTTAGACCACACTAACCTGGTATTAGTAGAAGGTGAAGGCCTTATACCACAAGGTCCATACGCATGAACTTCGATCTTGATTATAATTAGATGTACATGTAGCTCCGAACAAGCGCTATCCAATGGCAGTTCCGTATGCATGATATTCTACTCTATGCATGAGTGTTAGAACAGAACATCTAATCGGCGATTAGTAAAACTAATCGCCTAATGACCACATTTCTTAGACATAAATAAAGGATATTTTTACATATTTAAGAAAAGTTACTTACGAATATACAGGGGCGATAAAAATAAGACTGGCGAAAGCCGGAAAAATAAGGGAAATAAGGGAAATTGATATTTGAAACATACTTATTATTGATGGATAGACTAATAGAAGAACTAAACTATTAACGGCTCAACCGTGAGAAATTATCCCTCTGCCTCCACTCCGAATTCTTTCCATGGGACCTTGACAATGTGGAACAATTGAGTCTATGATTGACTCCCTTATCCGGTGTAGAGGTGATTATAACCTTTTTACTGAGTCAGTCACTGATGTAGGATGCGAGGGAATGAACATACTGAAGGATTGGCGGAAAATAATTCATCCATTTGGGCACTGCTGACTGACATGAAATGCACGCCCAAATCACCCAGGACGGTAGCTATGCGTAACTCCTGGTACTCAATTGAGTCCATGGCCAGGTGAGCTAATACGTCTTCGACGGCGGGGGTGGAAGGTGATACCCCATTGCTTGGGATATCAATAGGCTTTTCGGCCTGCGGAAGGGCTTCCAGCCAGTTGTTGAGCCCTTGGATTCAAGGTATCAGTAAATGGTTCAATCAAGCAGAAAGAAACACTCACGGTTGCATCTGTCCGCTTTGGTCAAACAGCCGCTTCCCTTCCATTCGACACCCTCTGCCTCTAACGAAGCACGAGGAGCATCAATAAACCGATCCCTGTCATTATCGGCTGACAGGTCATGGCTCCTTTCGATGCCGGTgtcctcatctccttcatcGCAGGCGCCCGATCCTGTTCCGCCATCCCCACCACGCTTCTCACTTGCATCCACCCCACTCCCTCCTCTATTTTGGCGCCTTTTACCGCCCCAGCCGCTCCTGTCACCCCTGCCACTCCTGCCATCCCTGCCGTCCCTGCCACTTCTGCCGCTTCCGCCGCCCCCACCACCCCGATCTTTTCTATTCCCACGCGCCTCTAAATAAGGACTCTTCCTACAGCTAACCTTTTTTTTCCGGCCTGTACCAGAATTGGCGGCTTTGCTGATAGTGGCTCTATGACGAGCATGCTTAACCAAATCCAGTGGAATGTACGAAGGAATCAATATCCCAAGAGCTATACCTGGATAGGATGCTGACAGGGAATCGAAGTTCATATCTTCTGTTTGGCAGCCTAGAGCCTCGCCAACAGTTTGGCCAAGGGTTCTTTCCACAACGCCTCGAATGACTCTTTCCAAGAGACGACAGGAGAGGGGGTTGATAGTGTAACGAGGGCCATATCTGAGCAGAGGGGACGAGACCCCCCGTTCATTCACCAGAGGGAATATAAGGCTGTGCGGCATTGAGTCGTAATTGTATGACGAAAAGAACGAAGACACACTGAGGGCCGACAAGGAGGCTGGAGGTGATGCCACTTCAACAGCAAGAGCATTGTCATCCAGCACAAAGACCCTGGAAAACGTGGGTCCACAAATGAAGAGACCGCGACGATATCGAAACATCTCCCATCCCGCCAGCGCATACATTGCCGTCTGACTCAGACCTCTCACGAAGGCTTTATCGGCCTCCAATTCGGATTGTGGATGACCAGAATCACTCAAAGGGAAAGCTTTGATTTCGATGGTGAGGGGGACAGATGTGGATTCACTGCCTGCAATGTGAGAGCATCCAACTTCAATAACATAATCGGGGCGTCGAATGCCCCGCCGTAGAGAGGATGTTGTAGTCTTAGACTTAACCAGACTGGTGGATGGCTGCATGCCTGTGTTATCGTCAGTGATATATACTTTTTACTCTCGTTATtaagaaaaaaagaagaagaagaagaaaaagagtAACGTACCGCCTGCAGATATC
Protein-coding sequences here:
- a CDS encoding Hypothetical protein (Similar to TIGR gene model, INSD accession AAW46177.1; CNK02200), which translates into the protein MIGNGVTDYFTATESYFPFQCTIHGDLTEPVQSIGNYVAMAEAVPKCHKLAKKGCLETHDYTTCSMAINYCEQVLGETFLSAGVNPYDVTMPCTIEELADSLCYPVTKKISTYFDLPDVRHTLGVDKLRSNWSSCDGSVFTRFTQSLDNTGKTWLYVAGLLERGVRVLNYVDMLDFICNHVANEPWMERLEWSGKKGYNAADFNDWVVDGHRAGEFKTYGNLTMLKIRGAGHMVPYDKSKEALSMVTSWLNAAVLDQ
- a CDS encoding Hypothetical Protein (Similar to TIGR gene model, INSD accession AAW41981.1) — translated: MSRARNSRARSGRQPESLPPRLPEDVCNTRMRDLLELEPPPSDEELDRYWSTALKRLWHGRFRGEAGYTDELVPNLKRCIKTRTLDSPNLTDDVAVDLVPEWPLSLVLSATMRTPYSQTKVKAAVDKWSPKWETAEEQEEEEDGVQIASSKASGISAGGMQPSTSLVKSKTTTSSLRRGIRRPDYVIEVGCSHIAGSESTSVPLTIEIKAFPLSDSGHPQSELEADKAFVRGLSQTAMYALAGWEMFRYRRGLFICGPTFSRVFVLDDNALAVEVASPPASLSALSVSSFFSSYNYDSMPHSLIFPLVNERGVSSPLLRYGPRYTINPLSCRLLERVIRGVVERTLGQTVGEALGCQTEDMNFDSLSASYPGIALGILIPSYIPLDLVKHARHRATISKAANSGTGRKKKVSCRKSPYLEARGNRKDRGGGGGGSGRSGRDGRDGRSGRGDRSGWGGKRRQNRGGSGVDASEKRGGDGGTGSGACDEGDEDTGIERSHDLSADNDRDRFIDAPRASLEAEGVEWKGSGCLTKADRCNRLNNWLEALPQAEKPIDIPSNGVSPSTPAVEDVLAHLAMDSIEYQELRIATVLGDLGVHFMSVSSAQMDELFSANPSVCSFPRILHQ